From a single Ignavibacteria bacterium genomic region:
- a CDS encoding T9SS type A sorting domain-containing protein codes for MRRLYMLLIVCLFVTEMSAINTLIARIPLQPWVPERAAYMKNVTLVVEPRGAFTEQSLYIYYTDNGLFGNNNVEIVHRFELPQGAIMKDLWMWMGNNVMQALHIDTWRARKLYDSIIHIPTNPDPGFLTKIGEQYELHIFPLRSGTTRKVKITYLVPLQYAQNKNIAELPYGLLRANSLASLPLHILFRRTGSDTPLPSIYEAPGSTFVPKADTMGFSYFYAYLANVGSYQSLKMTYDFPFNFGTYFSSEKKKPGENYFELGLSLGTIFNVDTSRTPQRLMYAFDVSGDFSKNLSTQATNLRKLITGSIRDGDSARIFIAGGNNIVEITDGWTPYSVIAGWNLQNMFTNYLNSGPGIAAQQVKKRKILWLDNDARWTMDFHGISTLANYKAVNEFGTGIDQITSSDLVMAYLPVGRFKHQDTIARYKDTLNTMFNRGGRFLSYTSKSTVVQDSLLKNYFTSLRVDTTITKFNTWFRNENGNLGMGFPFSLERKTTHVLNHNDGNVKVELKNSLDKIAVLSKKVLSGLFVVSGIYGYDDDLSLKSLINPPLMGMNVTNGTLMLPDYLDFITNFNVQEHPSKIIIASNSDKYYTEEEINQKVNQFNVMLGEKKPAISTVNLLDGEPFVIPPVTYNSLKTYYGSGLLLSKIAEKRGGLHFEKAIYDWDFISSGLATSMPALDTLIINASAQSGGLISEFREIRKNLKNYWAPLFFIGKYQNTNTVTIDVKAKFSGNDTLYTKQYPFTVQFDTISSRTIMPSILTNEKINEMLVNAAYDTALIVDMAFSDRVLCDYTAFLVLEPNDTVHYLINPWDESKLTGIKGEEEIVDSLMLDVWPNPFNSMSLIKLSLPELSSVTLSIYDITGQLVRDIAVNEEVKGAKRYNWNGKDNFNTTLASGVYLVHARIKNLGSGKTEFLSKKVIYLR; via the coding sequence ATGAGACGGCTATATATGCTTTTAATCGTATGCTTATTTGTAACGGAGATGTCGGCGATAAATACATTGATCGCCAGAATACCTTTGCAACCCTGGGTACCTGAACGCGCTGCGTACATGAAAAATGTTACACTTGTTGTGGAGCCAAGGGGTGCATTTACGGAGCAATCGTTATACATTTACTATACGGACAACGGTCTGTTTGGTAACAACAATGTTGAGATTGTTCACCGTTTCGAGTTGCCACAAGGTGCGATAATGAAGGATCTCTGGATGTGGATGGGTAACAATGTGATGCAAGCGCTCCACATTGATACCTGGAGAGCCAGGAAACTTTACGACAGCATTATCCACATTCCGACGAACCCCGATCCGGGTTTTCTAACAAAGATTGGAGAGCAGTATGAACTCCACATCTTTCCTTTAAGGTCAGGTACGACCCGAAAAGTTAAAATCACATATCTCGTACCGCTTCAATACGCTCAAAACAAAAACATTGCAGAACTTCCCTACGGATTGTTGCGGGCTAATTCATTAGCGAGCCTTCCTTTGCACATACTCTTCCGGAGAACCGGCAGTGATACGCCTTTACCATCGATATATGAGGCGCCGGGTTCGACTTTTGTTCCGAAGGCGGATACCATGGGGTTCAGCTATTTCTACGCCTATCTTGCAAATGTGGGGAGCTACCAGTCGCTGAAAATGACTTATGATTTCCCGTTCAATTTCGGGACATATTTCAGTTCGGAGAAAAAGAAACCGGGCGAGAATTATTTTGAACTGGGTCTTTCGCTGGGTACCATATTTAATGTGGATACCTCCCGAACGCCGCAGAGGCTTATGTATGCTTTCGATGTGAGTGGTGATTTCAGCAAAAACCTTTCGACGCAGGCGACCAATTTGCGAAAGCTGATAACGGGAAGTATCAGGGATGGAGATTCGGCGCGGATCTTTATTGCCGGAGGGAACAACATTGTCGAGATAACAGACGGATGGACCCCCTATTCCGTAATAGCCGGGTGGAATCTTCAAAACATGTTCACAAACTACTTGAACAGCGGGCCCGGAATTGCAGCTCAACAGGTGAAGAAACGGAAGATTCTCTGGCTGGATAATGATGCAAGATGGACGATGGATTTCCACGGTATCAGTACGCTGGCAAATTACAAGGCTGTGAACGAATTTGGAACAGGTATTGACCAGATTACATCCAGCGACCTGGTAATGGCATATCTCCCTGTAGGTAGATTCAAGCATCAGGATACGATAGCAAGATACAAAGATACCCTTAATACGATGTTCAATCGAGGTGGCAGGTTCCTTTCCTATACCTCAAAATCAACAGTTGTCCAGGATTCCCTTCTCAAAAACTATTTCACCAGTTTGAGAGTGGATACAACCATTACGAAGTTCAATACCTGGTTCAGAAATGAAAACGGTAACCTCGGGATGGGATTCCCGTTCTCACTGGAGAGGAAGACCACCCATGTGTTGAACCACAACGATGGCAATGTGAAAGTGGAGTTGAAAAATTCACTGGACAAAATCGCCGTTCTCTCAAAAAAGGTATTAAGCGGACTTTTTGTTGTCTCGGGAATTTACGGATATGATGATGATCTCAGTCTGAAATCTCTGATAAACCCGCCATTGATGGGAATGAATGTCACAAACGGCACTTTGATGCTCCCTGACTATCTTGATTTCATCACGAACTTCAATGTTCAGGAACACCCTTCGAAGATAATAATTGCCAGCAATTCCGACAAGTATTACACAGAGGAAGAGATCAATCAGAAGGTGAATCAGTTCAATGTGATGCTTGGTGAGAAAAAACCTGCCATAAGTACGGTAAATCTGCTTGACGGTGAACCGTTTGTAATTCCACCTGTCACATACAACAGCCTGAAGACTTATTACGGAAGTGGTCTGCTCCTTTCAAAGATAGCTGAAAAGAGAGGCGGACTGCACTTCGAAAAAGCGATTTATGACTGGGATTTCATTTCCTCGGGTCTTGCCACATCGATGCCGGCTCTTGATACCCTGATCATAAATGCTTCTGCACAGTCCGGTGGTTTGATTTCCGAATTTCGCGAGATCAGGAAAAATCTTAAGAACTACTGGGCACCGTTGTTCTTCATCGGAAAGTATCAGAACACCAACACCGTAACAATAGATGTGAAAGCCAAATTCTCCGGAAATGACACACTTTACACGAAGCAGTATCCATTTACGGTGCAGTTTGATACAATAAGCAGCAGAACAATCATGCCGAGCATCCTGACAAACGAGAAGATCAACGAAATGCTTGTCAATGCGGCCTATGATACCGCTTTGATCGTTGACATGGCATTCAGCGACAGGGTACTTTGCGACTACACGGCATTTCTGGTACTCGAGCCGAACGATACTGTTCATTATCTCATTAATCCCTGGGATGAGAGCAAACTCACTGGCATTAAAGGTGAAGAGGAAATTGTCGACTCGCTTATGCTTGATGTCTGGCCGAATCCGTTCAACTCGATGTCTCTGATCAAACTTAGTCTTCCGGAACTCTCGAGCGTAACACTCAGCATTTACGATATCACAGGACAGCTTGTCAGGGATATCGCCGTTAATGAGGAAGTGAAGGGAGCAAAGAGGTATAACTGGAACGGAAAAGACAACTTTAATACCACCCTCGCCAGTGGTGTTTATCTTGTACATGCAAGAATCAAAAATCTTGGTTCGGGCAAAACAGAATTCCTGTCGAAGAAGGTAATCTACCTCCGTTAG